One Oryza brachyantha chromosome 3, ObraRS2, whole genome shotgun sequence DNA segment encodes these proteins:
- the LOC102700130 gene encoding uncharacterized protein LOC102700130, whose amino-acid sequence MAKTRKAAAAPPPPPPPPPPPAETPSPQRKRKKKGRPSLLDLQRRSLRLQAQNPSTAPSPTRRDPNPSDEDDDGVGRGRRRQKRLKSVLSGGGEDEEEGAVKEDVVVEEKKVAAKATGKGDAASDGGPTGTPLPDKKLLLFILDRLQKKDTYGVFSEPVDPEELPDYHEIIDHPMDFSTIREKLLNDSYTTLEQFESDVFLLTSNAMSYNSDDTIYYRQARSIEALAKKDFENLRQVSDGEEEQPKTAPRRGRPPKYAKKIVEKTDNDASPDLSNAKAKSADHVETIRKRLTGDRTRNANITARDSSFLQNNILGSFAGKRTDKFGDYSGPSKYGKKTTPTISDDDRRSTYDPQYFHSSPLFSALDGERKLLLPVGLQQPHAYARSLARFAAKFGPIGWDIAAKRIRRLLPPGTNFGPGWVVDGEPPENSHWSRVPALPDPSIQSTSVPASNMTSKNDESHQKSGFSPNEDAAGEEHLTRTEPVASTSACVETSSKFPANPLVNHENGASVSCDGVGSTGQAPTLQQHNHSREIHSNMNGFTAGPNTISQFTGQGFLGQMQLTHAQVLGMFSGVNGRTNGFIHGHPLVANSIKATQNGDVGKAATNPSPDSGHDSEAASAQNETGSAPSLGAGVQPSGSMPSGKLANPKKHPDLALQL is encoded by the exons AAACCCCATCCCCGCAGCGGAAGCGCAAGAAGAAGGGGCGGCCGTCCCTCCTCGACCTACAGCGCCGTAGCCTCCGCCTCCAGGCCCAAAACCCTAGCACCGCCCCGTCCCCCACCCGCAGGGACCCCAATCCctccgacgaggacgacgacggggtCGGTAGAGGGCGTCGACGGCAGAAGCGGCTCAAGAGCGtcctctccggcggcggcgag gatgaggaggagggggcggtGAAGGAGgatgtggtggtggaggagaagaaggtCGCGGCGAAAGCGACCGGGAAAG GGGACGCTGCGTCGGATGGCGGGCCCACGGGGACTCCCCTCCCGGACAAAAAGTTGCTTCTCTTCATCCTCGACAGGCTCCAGAA GAAGGACACCTATGGAGTTTTCTCGGAGCCCGTCGACCCTGAGGAG CTTCCAGATTACCATGAGATCATCGACCATCCTATGGACTTCTCGACGATACGTGAGAAGCTGTTGAATGACTCTTATACCACCTTAGAGCAGTTTGAG AGTGATGTATTTTTACTTACATCAAATGCCATGTCCTACAATTCAGACGACACGATCTACTATCGGCAG GCACGATCCATTGAGGCTCTGGCCAAAAAGGATTTTGAGAACCTGAGGCAAGTTAGTGATGGTGAAGAAGAACAACCCAAGACTGCACCCAGAAGAGGCAGGCCGCCAAAATATGCAAAGAAAATTGTTGAGAAGACTGATAATGATGCTTCACCAGATTTATCCAATGCAAAAGCAAAATCTGCAGATCATGTTGAGACAATCAGAAAAAGGTTGACTGGAGACAGAACTCGAAATGCAAACATAACAGCAAGAGACTCATCCTTTCTTCAAAATAATATACTTGGTTCTTTTGCTGGCAAAAGAACAGATAAATTTGGTGACTATTCAG GCCCTTCGAAGTATGGAAAGAAGACCACCCCCACTATTTCAGATGATGATCGGCGTAGTACATATGATCCGCAATATTTTCATAGTAGTCCTCTGTTTTCTGCCCTTGATGGTGAGAGGAAACTACTTTTGCCG GTGGGACTTCAACAGCCACATGCATATGCTAGGAGCTTGGCACGGTTTGCTGCAAAATTTGGTCCCATTGGCTGGGATATAGCGGCAAAGAGAATCAGGCGGCTACTGCCTCCTGGGACAAATTTTGGCCCAGGATGGGTTGTGGATGGTGAACCACCCGAAAACTCTCATTGGTCTCGAGTTCCGGCACTGCCTGATCCATCAATCCAGTCTACTAGTGTTCCAGCCAGCAacatgacatccaaaaatgaTGAATCCCATCAGAAGTCTGGATTTTCTCCGAATGAGGATGCTGCTGGTGAAGAGCATCTAACTAGAACTGAGCCAGTGGCTTCGACATCTGCATGTGTTGAGACGAGTTCAAAATTTCCTGCCAACCCATTGGTCAATCATGAAAACGGAGCTAGCGTGTCATGTGATGGTGTGGGTAGTACTGGACAGGCACCTACCTTGCAGCAGCACAACCATAGTCGAGAAATCCACTCGAATATGAATGGCTTCACTGCTGGGCCAAACACGATTAGTCAATTTACAGGGCAAGGGTTCTTGGGGCAGATGCAGTTGACACATGCTCAAGTACTTGGGATGTTTTCTGGAGTCAATGGCAGAACCAATGGCTTTATCCATGGGCACCCACTGGTGGCCAATAGCATCAAAGCAACACAAAATGGGGATGTTGGGAAGGCAGCCACTAATCCTTCACCAGATTCAGGTCATGATTCAGAAGCCGCGTCAGCACAAAACGAGACAGGTTCTGCTCCAAGTTTAGGTGCTGGTGTTCAGCCATCAGGATCCATGCCAAGTGGAAAGTTGGCAAATCCAAAAAAGCATCCGGACCTGGCATTACAGCTCTGA